Proteins encoded in a region of the Phaenicophaeus curvirostris isolate KB17595 chromosome 1, BPBGC_Pcur_1.0, whole genome shotgun sequence genome:
- the PANX2 gene encoding pannexin-2 isoform X2 — protein MNMPSSCGSHFRKFFKEEPIYCYTPHNFTRDQALYARGYCWTELKDALPGVDASHWPSLFEHKFLPYALLAFAGIMYIPALGWEFLASTRLTSELNFLLQEIDNCYHRAAEGRAPKIEKQIQSKGPGITEREKREIIENAEKEKSPEQNLFEKYLERRGRSNFLAKLYLARHLFIIFLSIIPITYLSTYYATQKQNEFTCALGEPPDKTSSSKLHIRVNCKLPSVQLQRIIAGVDIVLLCFMNLIILINLIHLFIFRKSNFIFDKLNKVGIKTKKQWQKSQFCDINILAMFCNENRDHIKSLNRLDFITNESDLMYDNVVRQLLAALAQSNHDATPTMRDSGIQTIDPSVDPADIDANEQLVIKRPRKKIKWIPTTNPLPQPFKEQLAIMKVENHKPEKPKPVRRKTATDSLIAPLLESTAKTSQQSSAHKTEPNTIPSTSNEKKHTRHFSLDVHPYILSSKKSKPEIQAIPSMPTSKSQEGGFLNQDENVVVHVTSSLKDTPHPAKEILYSSETCRTVPAAGAFVTCNHNHIATTTAATSVALNQVKPEPTPALNCNPAHPLLHINTLYEDHEEEVSNIMDNGIHSPTDAGEILSIPTPKQIRLATFDEPMAIVSSVEY, from the exons ATGAACATGCCTTCTTCCTGTGGGTCTCATTTCAGGAAGTTTTTTAAAG AGGAGCCAATATACTGTTACACACCACACAACTTCACCCGCGATCAAGCCTTGTATGCCAGAGGATATTGTTGGACAGAATTAAAAGATGCCTTGCCAGGAGTTGATGCCAGCCATTGGCCCTCCTTGTTTGAGCATAAGTTCCTACCTTATGCATTGCTGGCTTTTGCTGGGATAATGTACATTCCAGCTCTGGGCTGGGAATTTCTGGCCTCCACCCGACTGACTTCAGAGCTTAATTTTTTGCTTCAGGAGATCGATAACTGCTACCACCGTGCAGCTGAAGGGCGGGCACCAAAAATCGAGAAACAGATTCAGTCCAAAGGCCCAGGGAtcactgaaagagaaaagagagagatcaTTGAGaatgcagagaaggaaaaaagtcctGAACAAAACTTGTTTGAGAAATACCTGGAAAGAAGAGGACGAAGTAACTTTTTGGCCAAGCTTTATCTTGCGAGACATTTGTTCATCATCTTCTTAAGCATCATACCAATTACATACTTATCCACCTACTATGCTacacagaagcaaaatgaaTTCACATGTGCATTAGGAGAGCCTCCAGACAAAACGAGCAGCTCCAAATTGCACATCAGAGTGAACTGTAAACTGCCATCTGTTCAGCTCCAGCGAATTATTGCTGGTGTCGATATCGTTCTCCTCTGCTTTATGAACTTGATAATCCTCATCAACTTAATTCACCTCTTCATATTTCGCAAGTCCAACTTCATATTTGATAAACTGAACAAAGTTGGAATAAAGACCAAGAAACAGTGGCAGAAATCCCAGTTTTGTGATATCAATATTTTGGCCATGTTTTGTAATGAAAATCGAGACCACATAAAATCATTGAATCGTCTGGATTTTATTACAAATGAAAGCGATCTCATGTATGACAATGTGGTACGCCAGCTGCTTGCAGCGTTGGCCCAGTCCAATCATGATGCCACTCCAACCATGCGTGATTCAGGTATCCAGACGATAGACCCAAGTGTTGATCCAGCAGACATTGATGCTAATGAGCAGCTCGTCATTAAGAGACCAAGGAAAAAGATTAAATGGATCCCAACTACCAATCCCCTTCCTCAACCATTCAAAGAACAGTTAGCCATTATGAAGGTTGAAAACCATAAGCCTGAAAAACCAAAGCCTGTGCGgagaaaaacagcaacagaCAGCCTTATAGCTCCTTTGTTAGAGTCCACTGCAAAAACCTCACAGCAATCATCTGCGCATAAAACCGAGCCAAACACCATCCCAAGCACaagcaatgaaaagaaacacacacGACACTTTTCCTTGGATGTCCATCCATATATACTTAGTAGCAAAAAATCCAAGCCAGAGATTCAAGCCATCCCCTCGATGCCTACATCTAAAAGCCAAGAGGGTGGATTTTTAAACCAGGATGAGAATGTCGTAGTACATGTTACCTCCTCTCTCAAAG aCACCCCTCATCCTGCAAAAGAGATCCTATACTCCTCTGAGACATGCAGAACTGTGCCTGCTGCCGGGGCTTTCGTCACGTGTAACCACAACCATATAGCCACAACCACGGCTGCAACAAGTGTGGCTTTGAACCAAGTCAAGCCAGAGCCAACACCTGCACTGAACTGCAACCCAGCCCACCCCTTGCTGCACATCAACACGCTGTACGAGGATCATGAGGAGGAAGTTTCAAACATAATGGACAACGGTATTCACTCACCGACTGACGCCGGGGAAATTCTCTCCATCCCTACCCCGAAGCAGATAAGGTTGGCAACATTTGATGAACCAATGGCAATCGTGAGCTCGGTGGAGTACTGA
- the PANX2 gene encoding pannexin-2 isoform X3: MHSSDFSLCYTEEPIYCYTPHNFTRDQALYARGYCWTELKDALPGVDASHWPSLFEHKFLPYALLAFAGIMYIPALGWEFLASTRLTSELNFLLQEIDNCYHRAAEGRAPKIEKQIQSKGPGITEREKREIIENAEKEKSPEQNLFEKYLERRGRSNFLAKLYLARHLFIIFLSIIPITYLSTYYATQKQNEFTCALGEPPDKTSSSKLHIRVNCKLPSVQLQRIIAGVDIVLLCFMNLIILINLIHLFIFRKSNFIFDKLNKVGIKTKKQWQKSQFCDINILAMFCNENRDHIKSLNRLDFITNESDLMYDNVVRQLLAALAQSNHDATPTMRDSGIQTIDPSVDPADIDANEQLVIKRPRKKIKWIPTTNPLPQPFKEQLAIMKVENHKPEKPKPVRRKTATDSLIAPLLESTAKTSQQSSAHKTEPNTIPSTSNEKKHTRHFSLDVHPYILSSKKSKPEIQAIPSMPTSKSQEGGFLNQDENVVVHVTSSLKDTPHPAKEILYSSETCRTVPAAGAFVTCNHNHIATTTAATSVALNQVKPEPTPALNCNPAHPLLHINTLYEDHEEEVSNIMDNGIHSPTDAGEILSIPTPKQIRLATFDEPMAIVSSVEY, encoded by the exons ATGCACAGCAGTGACTTTTCTCTCTGTTATACAGAGGAGCCAATATACTGTTACACACCACACAACTTCACCCGCGATCAAGCCTTGTATGCCAGAGGATATTGTTGGACAGAATTAAAAGATGCCTTGCCAGGAGTTGATGCCAGCCATTGGCCCTCCTTGTTTGAGCATAAGTTCCTACCTTATGCATTGCTGGCTTTTGCTGGGATAATGTACATTCCAGCTCTGGGCTGGGAATTTCTGGCCTCCACCCGACTGACTTCAGAGCTTAATTTTTTGCTTCAGGAGATCGATAACTGCTACCACCGTGCAGCTGAAGGGCGGGCACCAAAAATCGAGAAACAGATTCAGTCCAAAGGCCCAGGGAtcactgaaagagaaaagagagagatcaTTGAGaatgcagagaaggaaaaaagtcctGAACAAAACTTGTTTGAGAAATACCTGGAAAGAAGAGGACGAAGTAACTTTTTGGCCAAGCTTTATCTTGCGAGACATTTGTTCATCATCTTCTTAAGCATCATACCAATTACATACTTATCCACCTACTATGCTacacagaagcaaaatgaaTTCACATGTGCATTAGGAGAGCCTCCAGACAAAACGAGCAGCTCCAAATTGCACATCAGAGTGAACTGTAAACTGCCATCTGTTCAGCTCCAGCGAATTATTGCTGGTGTCGATATCGTTCTCCTCTGCTTTATGAACTTGATAATCCTCATCAACTTAATTCACCTCTTCATATTTCGCAAGTCCAACTTCATATTTGATAAACTGAACAAAGTTGGAATAAAGACCAAGAAACAGTGGCAGAAATCCCAGTTTTGTGATATCAATATTTTGGCCATGTTTTGTAATGAAAATCGAGACCACATAAAATCATTGAATCGTCTGGATTTTATTACAAATGAAAGCGATCTCATGTATGACAATGTGGTACGCCAGCTGCTTGCAGCGTTGGCCCAGTCCAATCATGATGCCACTCCAACCATGCGTGATTCAGGTATCCAGACGATAGACCCAAGTGTTGATCCAGCAGACATTGATGCTAATGAGCAGCTCGTCATTAAGAGACCAAGGAAAAAGATTAAATGGATCCCAACTACCAATCCCCTTCCTCAACCATTCAAAGAACAGTTAGCCATTATGAAGGTTGAAAACCATAAGCCTGAAAAACCAAAGCCTGTGCGgagaaaaacagcaacagaCAGCCTTATAGCTCCTTTGTTAGAGTCCACTGCAAAAACCTCACAGCAATCATCTGCGCATAAAACCGAGCCAAACACCATCCCAAGCACaagcaatgaaaagaaacacacacGACACTTTTCCTTGGATGTCCATCCATATATACTTAGTAGCAAAAAATCCAAGCCAGAGATTCAAGCCATCCCCTCGATGCCTACATCTAAAAGCCAAGAGGGTGGATTTTTAAACCAGGATGAGAATGTCGTAGTACATGTTACCTCCTCTCTCAAAG aCACCCCTCATCCTGCAAAAGAGATCCTATACTCCTCTGAGACATGCAGAACTGTGCCTGCTGCCGGGGCTTTCGTCACGTGTAACCACAACCATATAGCCACAACCACGGCTGCAACAAGTGTGGCTTTGAACCAAGTCAAGCCAGAGCCAACACCTGCACTGAACTGCAACCCAGCCCACCCCTTGCTGCACATCAACACGCTGTACGAGGATCATGAGGAGGAAGTTTCAAACATAATGGACAACGGTATTCACTCACCGACTGACGCCGGGGAAATTCTCTCCATCCCTACCCCGAAGCAGATAAGGTTGGCAACATTTGATGAACCAATGGCAATCGTGAGCTCGGTGGAGTACTGA